A single genomic interval of Corylus avellana chromosome ca10, CavTom2PMs-1.0 harbors:
- the LOC132162767 gene encoding LOW QUALITY PROTEIN: germin-like protein 9-3 (The sequence of the model RefSeq protein was modified relative to this genomic sequence to represent the inferred CDS: deleted 1 base in 1 codon): protein MQDLKDDGQSVSIAVLEFPAGTTNPPHTHPRSAELLFLIGGTLQVGFVDTANKLFTQTLQVGDIFVFPKGLVHFQYNSANATALAISAFGSADAGLVSLPNTLFNTSIDDNVLALSFKTDVATIQHLNKAGLAPKP, encoded by the exons ACGACGGGCAGAGTGTTTCCATTGCTGTCCTTGAATTTCCAGCTGGCACCACAAACCCGCCCCACACCCATCCTCGCTCTGCTGAGCTTCTTTTCCTGATTGGTGGTACCCTTCAAGTGGGGTTCGTTGACACGGCCAACAAGCTTTTTACTCAGACATTACAAGTTGGTGATATATTTGTGTTTCCAAAGGGTCTTGTGCACTTTCAATACAACTCTGCAAATGCAACCGCGCTAGCAATTTCAGCTTTTGGAAGTGCAGATGCTGGACTTGTTTCACTTCCCAACACTTTGTTCAACACTAGCATTGACGACAATGTCTTGGCTTTGTCCTTCAAGACCGACGTTGCCACCATTCAACATCTTAAT AAGGCTGGTCTTGCTCCCAAGCCCTAA